DNA sequence from the Candida dubliniensis CD36 chromosome 5, complete sequence genome:
ttgatgttcttgtttttgattttaataaagTCCCTCGTTgagaaaattcaaattcattaaaatttataaatgaaaatgaatcaTCTTGAGAAATTTTATGTAAACTTTGAGGATTTTgataagaagaagaagatgatgatgataatagtTGTTTATTCCTAGGAATTTTGGGTATTAAGGACATTTTATCATGAAGTTGTGATGGACAAGTTCGTGATTGTTTCAGTAGATATGGATGAATAGTTGAAGATATTGGTAATGACaattttccatttcttttgatttcattggATTGTATTTTTTGATCTTGATTGATGGATTTATAAATGAGTTTATTAGTTGTAGTAGACATGTATATAGAAATATCTAATTTGAAAGATTAAAGGAAtacaaatttcaaaaaagaaacatcAAAAACACCGTTggtgtaaaaaaaaaaaaaaaccataAAGGGGAGGcagaatatatttttttttttcttttaccaTATTCTATCTCTTCTTTGTCTCCTCCTATTCTTCCTTTTACTTGCTAAGTTTATTTACTTATTACTTTCCTAtgtttggttttgtttgtttttttttttttttttgcaatttggaaattgtTAGAAAAGAGTACGTTTGTGATATATCACCATTCAAAAGTTGTTGGTAAAACTTTCATGTTATGCTGatgaaaatataattacTTCTAATAAAAACATTGTGGGACTGGGGTatgttgtttttcttcttttgatATGTCTTGTCAAGTTCAAGTTTTCGGATTGTTAATtatagaaataataataataactatTCAAGTCTGAAATGATTCTTTGGttgcgaaaaaaaaaaaaaaaaaataacacaTCAGAAATTTTGACACCTATAGTCGGAAAAACtttaatcaaaaatcaaaacttcTGCTAAAAATATAAGAAAAATCACCAACAGTTTTAGTCATGTTTCGTTTTATATGTAGAGAATATCAAAGATCctaataatcaatcaagaattgaacCATCAATatgttaataataataccacAATACGCCTTCATTACATAAGGCATCATCTCTAAGAAAAATAGTAGgatattaccattattgaaattcaCCATCACAACAATTCAAACGTTCATTCAACATCACACATTACCAGTGAAAATTACAATAAActtttgaataattatttttggttGCTATTACCAATCATCGTTCTATagaacttttttttttttttttttttttttttttaaaaaaaaaatagaatacaTCGTTGTAACGATCATTCATAATATTACCCTACTTGCAATACTTTGTTTGagtgcttttttttttttgatattttcaaacaataatcaaaagGGTAGCGCTGACAACTAAaaacaaccaccaccaccaccaccaccaacaagaacaacaacaataataattgattattggtGATGATTTACACTTTCTAAGTCAATGAAAGATAAGtttcttattatttttgatgACTGGTATTGCTGTTGTCATCACATCAAAGATTATAATCAAACATCCcttgctgctgttgcttTAAAAACGATGATggcaaaaacaaaagaatgTGATTTTAAATGTCGCGAAGAGCAAACTTccgatgatgatgatgatgatgatgaaatgtacacattataataatataatccCGAGCAAAAGCAAACAAAACCAAAGCAAAagcaaagaaaaagcaaaGCAAACAAAATTTGGTCTTTTATAGAAAGTTGCTAATTTCAGTTACCgaaattatcatcataCAATTGATACGCATATGCGCATATCAAGatttattcaatatcaaaaaatgatttttctttttcatttattagTGAAcatagtagtagtagtagtagtaatatcAGATAGATGGAGAACTACCAAATACGACACACAAATGTCGTCTTTGTCTATTTTTTGGTGTTTCTATAAATCAGAAGTGTTGATATTTTCAAAGAagtcaaaatcaaaattattaaattccATAATCCAGGCTGTGCTGTGCTGTGAGTGTGTGGGTGAGGGTTTGTGTGAGGGTTTGTGTGTTCAAGATAAATGAGAaaatcttttcttcttttttatttttttttaaaaagaaatttgtatttttgtGTAAATATGTCCGCCTCATGCACAAAAACTTAAATGTATTTTTAAACTCtgtattgttttttttgcaccccatgttctttttttttttggcgCGGTTTGTCAGTTTGTCAGTTTGCGGGTTTGCTGGCTGGTTAATGTTAATGTTAATGTTAATGTTAATTACAAAGGttataagaaaaaaaaaattcgtttttttcaatttcaattgagcGTGATTTACACGACTATTATATGGTTTGTCTATTCAGAGACAAAGACCAACAATGaatgaatcaatataatacaAAGTTGGGAGGAAGGGAGGAAGGGGGGATGGGGGGGACCTACTAGGGATCAATTTAGTTATAATCACCAAGTAAAAGAAATAGTCAATAGCCTGTCAATGTTCTATTTTGGTCGGAAAATAAGAGAGTCAAGTTCCATTTCACGATAAGATTCTAAAATTAATGTAGCAATTACATTAATTCGATTGATATTTCGAATTTGAACGTTAAACTCAATCTAAtagtaacaacaacaactgtTGAAGGGAAGGTTTGtggtttgtttgtttgtttgtttatacTCCTAACGAGATAATACGCGTTAAGCCCAGAGCtggaaggaaggaaggatGGAATGAAAGGAATAAGGTCTAGAACATATGCACATTTCTTTAATCTACAACGCGAACATTTTAACtgcaaaacaaaaaattgttatttgtCTATTTCCCTCCACATGATTCACAAATAACAGGATGAAAGAGAATCTTTCACAAAACATTATGGtgaatatcaaaaattattattgaagtATTGAGGTATTGAGATTTTATGATTGGTAGCGGTCAATGGAATAAATATTGGACGGGTGTATCTACAAAATACAACGGTTGCGTTGAGCTGCGCTGCACTGGCGGGTCCCTGTCAATTTTTTGTcggttggttggttggttggttgcTATTAGCAACGCCGAGATATTTTTGGGTACCACCACCAGATCGAACTCGCTTAGTCGGAATTAACACCGATTAATTAATCCGAAGCAAACCAAGCTTAATGGGGGTACTctacttttttttgaatattccAATAAGAGAGTTTTGTTTATCTTTGTGgataattaatttatgaCTTTAATAGCTACAACATCATTTCTGAGAATTGACCAGAATCAAAGGCCATCAGTTCATACCctaacaaacaaataaattagATTCTTAGTTTGCAACAAGAAttggagaaaaaaaaaaagaaaaaaaaaaaaacgaaacAACCTAACCTAACCTAACCTTGTTTGCTTTGTTCCTGGACCTGGATTGtattttttgcaacaatcggaataatcaaatcaatttcaaacgCAACACATACGATCAgctgataaaaaaaaaaaaaaaagaaggatCACGTTGGATATAAAATctgaaacaaacaatactAACAATAGAGGATTCCATTTTGAAACATTTGATAGTGATATCACAGTCCCAACTACTACTTAATAGGCTGACCAACCAACATTAGTTATTATCTATCTATTCCTGGAGATTCAGTTCCTTTATAAACCCCAGGTCAtttctttatcaaatatttatttttggcaaaaaatttttcgtTCTATGCAAAGAAAATAAGGggtaaagaaaaaaagaaactgaCCGAGTGGCAATAACAAGAAGATATTATGTGAGAAGGCGTAGTAGTAGCAGTGTTTGAATATAAGGCGGGTTTCACATTAATAcaagtggtggtggtgatggtggcGCGGTCATGGCGGTCTAGCCCAcaaataatagtaatagtaggACAGAGAATGTCCAGGGGAAAAAGGCgggaaagaaaatgaaacccggtaataataataaagccTATTGTTTAGTTTAGTGAACAAGAGCTACCAATTGTATTCATTCGAGCCAATGTTAGAcgaaagaaataataacaataataataatattgttcTAAATAAGGCGGGCGGGCCGAGTAAaacattttttgtttgttttttttttattttttttttttcatcccTCGTCTCGATTTTTCTtgtgtaataataataataataacagcTATTATTTGTTATGGTTAGTGAATGAATGGAATGGAATGAATAATACCACGTGAATCTAACCACCACAAATAATGTTCTTTACAAGATAATTTTAACCGATTATAGAAATGTAATAGCAAACatacaatcaattaattaactAGAAGAGAAAGATAGACCCATGGAAATTTAAAACTGATTTAAGATCATACATGAAATTTATCCATTTTGTATGAAGGGGGGGGACAGACAGAGTGGGGGAGACCTGGATAAATTCACAAGCGGAAAAACAATTGTGTGCGTGTGCGTGTGGGCTGGTTAAGTTAAGTTCTAAGGTTATCGTGGTGGTAGTGAGTGGGTGacaattatttgttgtgTAGCACGCCTGTCGCGGTACcgaagagaaaaaaaaaaaaaaaaaaacattaaGTTTGCGATTAGGTTTAACGTggaataaaaaacaaaaaaactggtggtggtggtggtagtgcTTAAGTCATTTTGTgtagaaaagaaaaaatgtgcccctttttttttttattatcgGCAAAGACACAaggaaaaaacaaaaaaaaaaaaaaaaatttcagtaaataaatcacaataaaaattttaattgcAACCTTTTATAacccaagaaaaaaaaaaaagaaacttgAATAGAATTTTACAACAAACTGCAAACTGTTTTTAACAGCCAATAAAGTAATAGGGGGAGAGAAGGGCAAATAGATAGAATCTTATAGGGTAAGTATTAACATATCAATCAGTTGATACATTTTAGAGTTAACCGGTGGGTTCAATATTGcatgaaaaagaaagatataACAATGTAGAAGCAGTCGGATCTTATGGGAAGACTTACAACCAGTGAATTTAGCAtaccaataaataaaaaacaagagATGTAAGAGATGTTTTGTCCCtgtcaaataaaaaacttGGGGGTTTATTGTCTAGCTTTAATATATGGATGGTTGTCAAACACTTTTGGTATAGTCGCCCCCAGTGTGGAACCAGTGTGGTACCAGTGCTAGCACGAGTCTGGTGGTGGTGCCAGTGGTGTTCGgcaaaataaataaaaaaaccaacaacaacaacaacaacaacaacaataatttaaCAGGGGGtgtaaaaaagaaattacaaaaattattcacgctaataataacaataatattagtAATTCTGTAACATCAGTACAATATGTAAATGGCATATGCACACTATggtaaatctttttttttttttttttttggtgtggaaaaaaaaaatatataatctGTTGCTAAATTAGGAAACACATTTAACCAGATTGGGTtaaagtattttttttctttttgttcttcCATAGTCTAATCCGGTATATAAgttgtggtggtagtaTGTAATATgtaagaaaaataatattgtgcgtttctttttattgACTCACAGACTTGGATGCAGGAAAAAATGTTATGAATTTGTTAGTGGAATTTCATTGATACCATTTGTCACCGGGTACACGAAGTTAACAAAAGATAAACAAagcaaagcaaaaaaaattttttcttttttctttttctttccagGCGGTGGCGGCAGGCAAAAAAGGCAAAAgggaaaaagaagaagaagaagaagaagaaaggaaaaaaaaaatttaaaatatataaaaaggGTTGCAATTACCCACAATTTGCTTTTCCTCAAaagacttttttttttcttttcctctTTTCCTCTTTTCTACAAggataattttaattcaatcTTTTATTCATCAAATCACCTAAggtacatatatatatattatcaacaatgcAATTCACCAAAGTTATCGCTTCATTAGCCTTAGTTGCTTCCATTAACGCTAAATTCCACAACACTACTGGTGCTGCTGCTGGTAATGGTACCGTTGCTGGTGGTTCCAACTCcactggtggtggtgctgCTTCCAACCACAGTGGTGCTGCTGCTAACGGTTCTTCCAGTAAAACTTCTGGTTCCGGTGCTGCTGTCAACTCTGTCACTGGTTTAGCTGCTTTAGCTGCTGTTGGTGCTGCTTTATTGTACTAGATGCACAATACattataaaacaattttttgttttttagagaaagaaagaagaacttaatgggaaaaaaagaatagaaTTGGATGATGATACAGTTTTGGGTTAATTCTCAAtgattaataatcaaatccttaatataatttaattcataggtttgtttctttgggattttaatttgaatttgttgtttttgattctttgattctttatttttccaaattttaatatttttaattttttttaatttgtcTTTTTTGTATTATATGCAACATATACTATTacaatattgttgtttctaATGGTaatcttttattttattttattattcattaatattaataaagtagtttgaattttttttatttacttattattataaacggggttttatatatatatacaaacACATTTTTATTCCAAACTAATTATGATTTTTGCCCCCCACCTTtattttgttctttttttattttggcATATCAATATGGaggttttttttgatgGTTTATTCAGTTATTGTTTGAGACTAATGCTACTAGTTTCTTATCGTTACAGTCCTTTCTTCAATCCCTCCCCCCATCTTATTGTTGATTGCTGGTTTTAAAAGAGATAtatacaaatatatatggggtttctttcatttttttgaaagatcatttttaatactaattaattttttgttttttttaatcTCCCAAActatataaattttttttttttttttacaattatatatagattaatataatttaatttttttttttataatgtagaatcaaattcttcttttggaTTAAATATATCTTGAAGTTTCTTACCTGTTTCGTTaagtgaagaagaaattgtacttgttgttgttgataaagtatcaaaattgttattctttgaattcaattgttcttgttgttgaacattacgaatgatttgaaaacattggaatttcattattgttaattcattattctTGATAgttattaattcaattaatttatgataattaattaataatttataaaatttttcaatagaaataaattgatcaactctagtagtagtagtagtagtattagtagtatcatcattttcttcaatattaatatcaattgatgatattgatattttatcaaattttacTAATAAATTCCATAATTTATCTAATTGTTCATTAGTGTTTGTTAATAAGGTTGATGATTGTTTGAAACTTGAATATATTGAACTGTTAAGATTATCATTCATTGTACATGATAGAGTTGGTTTAACTCTGTAcattaattaaaagatatttaccgttttttttttttttttatttgagtgatattaatgaatataatatttattgcTTATGATTAATAAGCTACTCTTATTCataacaaataaaacaatatgTATTCTCAATTCTACAACTAACCTTCCCAAAataccttttttttttaacttaATTCattacattttttttttttaaaaaaaaaaactatttcTCTATTCTAAAACACATCAGGTAATCTTTCAATAACATAAGAATGACCTCCAACACTCATTATAGGAATTCCAGGGatttttcttattcttctttttaaatCTGCATCATTAGTAGCAACAATATAACATTTATGTTGAATAACTCGATTAACTAAACAATCATCAGCATATATTCCTTTATGACTACATTTTAATCTTTGAATTCTTGGATCTTTAGCTAATTTTAATgcaattttatattttgatcctaatttttctaattcacCAATAACACAATCAGTTATTATTGGTATACATTTAGCCATTAAACAATCCATTAAACCTCTAATTATAtcgatttttttttgaatagaaaaatttataaaatttgtatcaattaatatttgatatgGTGGTTTTATAGAttcattatatttgaaaaataatgcTGATGAAACTTGAGGAATAGAACGAGTTAATTCTGGATCATCGGATTTTTTGGTAGTggtgttgttattgttgttgttgttgttgttgttttgagTTAGACGttgatctttttttgtgtttAAAGTTCTTTTCACAGCAGCAAACTTTCTTGTCTTTTTAGCTTTACCCATTTTAGTATGATGTTATGTTGTGTACGAGTAATGAGATGAGATGAGATGAGATGACCTGAGATGTGGTGCAAGAAAAAGGATGAAGAAATagttttgataatttaaatttgtGGTTTCTCtcttgtcttttttttttttttttttttttttggccaTTTTTACacgcaaaaaaaaatggacCGACTAATTTCTCGCCCTGGGTCCAAATCATCCACCGccaacaagaaattatcTCCGTCCCAAAGGCTTTGTCCCTCCCCACCATTCTACAATTGTAATAccagcaaaaaaaaaaaaataagtcataatcataataggttattataaaaatatttttacaaatttatctaatatatactattaaattaatgaatcaattgaaggATCTTAAGATCttattaaaatttattccttttatttttttaattgaggTTTTTCATAAATTGCTTGATACTCAAATGgtttattatctttttcttgacGTTTCCAACTTAATATTcgatttttttcaaaatctatttcaaataatcgTAATTTTCTAACGTATTGTTTATCTAATT
Encoded proteins:
- the CSU51 gene encoding growth [negative] regulator, putative; its protein translation is MQFTKVIASLALVASINAKFHNTTGAAAGNGTVAGGSNSTGGGAASNHSGAAANGSSSKTSGSGAAVNSVTGLAALAAVGAALLY
- a CDS encoding nucleolar protein, processome small subunit component, putative (Similar to S. cerevisiae FCF1;~In S. cerevisiae: essential nucleolar protein that is a component of the SSU (small subunit) processome involved in the pre-rRNA processing steps of 40S ribosomal subunit biogenesis): MGKAKKTRKFAAVKRTLNTKKDQRLTQNNNNNNNNNNTTTKKSDDPELTRSIPQVSSALFFKYNESIKPPYQILIDTNFINFSIQKKIDIIRGLMDCLMAKCIPIITDCVIGELEKLGSKYKIALKLAKDPRIQRLKCSHKGIYADDCLVNRVIQHKCYIVATNDADLKRRIRKIPGIPIMSVGGHSYVIERLPDVF